The Pantoea sp. At-9b genome includes a window with the following:
- a CDS encoding SpoIIE family protein phosphatase, which yields MQLPDLRAGLAALSSRYRARSLCIAVPFVTPASDNLAVMALFTDHKDLIGLPVVEEGKPFGMINRHIFLSQMARPFFRELYDRKSCIAFMDKHPLVIDADTPLDQVAQQVVASGDKSVTDGFILTEADRYIGIGLGIDLIRTVSDLQAQQHQQILQSIDYARVIQDAMLERSSQQMALQLHDWCLHWQPRDGVGGDYYAFHQDEQGWLALIADCTGHGIPGAFMTVIVQSALENALQQNRRSPSELLQALNRHIKQTLGQLSASQQTSHSNDGCDAIALRLDTRQHQLSWSSARLHALLQPTVGPAEALAADRTGVGYTDTPLDYVWQQHQRTLTPGDMLLVMTDGVTDQPGGDRQIMFGKKRIQALVSRYQTLPMSELSQAFQQDFLHWQGNQPRRDDVTWFGFRY from the coding sequence ATGCAGTTGCCCGATTTACGCGCAGGCCTTGCCGCCCTGTCGAGCCGTTACCGCGCACGTTCGCTCTGCATTGCGGTACCCTTCGTCACACCCGCCAGCGATAACCTCGCTGTTATGGCGTTGTTTACCGATCACAAAGATTTGATTGGTCTGCCGGTGGTTGAGGAGGGTAAACCCTTCGGCATGATTAACCGCCACATCTTTCTGTCACAAATGGCGCGTCCGTTCTTTCGTGAGTTGTATGACCGCAAAAGCTGCATCGCCTTTATGGATAAGCATCCACTGGTGATCGATGCCGACACCCCGCTCGACCAGGTGGCTCAACAGGTGGTCGCCAGCGGCGATAAATCCGTAACTGACGGCTTTATCCTTACGGAGGCTGACCGCTACATCGGCATTGGCCTGGGTATCGACCTGATTCGTACCGTCTCCGATTTACAGGCGCAGCAGCACCAACAGATTCTGCAAAGCATCGATTATGCCCGTGTGATTCAGGACGCGATGCTTGAGCGCTCCAGCCAACAAATGGCATTGCAGTTACACGACTGGTGCCTGCACTGGCAACCGCGCGACGGTGTGGGCGGCGACTATTACGCCTTTCATCAGGATGAACAGGGCTGGCTGGCATTGATTGCCGATTGCACCGGACACGGTATTCCCGGGGCCTTTATGACGGTAATCGTGCAGTCCGCACTGGAAAATGCGCTGCAACAAAATCGGCGTTCGCCTTCAGAGCTTTTGCAGGCGTTGAATCGTCATATCAAACAGACGCTCGGGCAGCTCAGTGCGTCACAACAAACTTCGCACTCCAACGACGGCTGCGATGCCATCGCCCTGCGGCTGGATACCCGGCAACATCAACTCAGTTGGTCCAGTGCGCGTCTGCATGCCTTACTGCAACCCACCGTCGGTCCAGCCGAGGCACTGGCCGCTGACCGTACTGGCGTAGGGTATACCGATACGCCGCTGGATTATGTGTGGCAACAACACCAACGCACGCTCACCCCGGGCGATATGTTGTTGGTGATGACCGATGGCGTTACCGATCAGCCTGGCGGGGATCGGCAGATTATGTTTGGTAAGAAACGCATTCAGGCGCTGGTCAGCCGCTATCAGACCCTGCCAATGAGCGAGCTTTCCCAGGCGTTTCAACAGGATTTTCTCCACTGGCAAGGCAACCAGCCACGACGCGATGACGTCACCTGGTTTGGCTTTCGTTATTAA
- a CDS encoding SiaB family protein kinase encodes MNIESHVSVTLPEQVALHYTGFFSPQNITAMGEVIKVFLENQQAPVKVRRRLFSSFVEIVQNILRYSQDSRALNHEEQDFRFGTVCLRIDGDNYVLESSNLVDQAACDQLRYWLDMLRTMSNEEIKQAYRVGLRSESPATSKGANIGLLTLARDVSEPLEYELRPLETSGFATFWLKATIHQD; translated from the coding sequence ATGAATATCGAGTCGCACGTCAGCGTCACACTGCCTGAGCAGGTGGCACTGCACTACACCGGCTTTTTTTCGCCCCAGAACATCACGGCGATGGGCGAGGTGATTAAAGTTTTTCTCGAAAACCAGCAGGCACCGGTGAAGGTGCGCCGCCGCCTGTTTTCCAGCTTCGTCGAGATCGTGCAGAACATTCTGCGTTACTCGCAGGACAGTCGCGCCTTAAACCACGAGGAGCAGGATTTCCGCTTCGGTACCGTGTGTTTACGCATCGACGGAGATAACTACGTACTGGAGAGCAGCAACCTTGTCGATCAGGCGGCATGCGACCAGTTACGTTACTGGCTGGATATGTTGCGCACCATGAGCAATGAAGAGATTAAGCAGGCATACCGTGTTGGCCTGCGTAGCGAAAGCCCTGCCACCAGCAAAGGGGCGAATATCGGCTTATTGACGCTGGCACGTGATGTCAGCGAACCGCTGGAGTATGAACTGCGCCCGTTGGAAACCAGCGGCTTCGCAACCTTTTGGCTGAAAGCCACCATCCACCAGGATTGA
- a CDS encoding DUF1987 domain-containing protein codes for MQNLVIAATDSTPDVDFNFADHLFSLRGESWPENAAAFYRPLLDALESWAPQDPRPLTVNIALRYFNSSSTKMLFSLFDLFNQRAQAGLTVELNWFYDEEDDVSEEFGQELALDFTDLQVKLRAEMAS; via the coding sequence ATGCAAAACCTCGTTATCGCCGCGACCGACAGCACCCCCGATGTGGACTTCAATTTTGCCGATCATCTCTTCTCCCTGCGTGGTGAATCCTGGCCGGAGAATGCGGCGGCGTTTTATCGCCCGCTGCTGGATGCACTGGAAAGCTGGGCACCGCAAGACCCACGCCCGCTTACGGTCAATATCGCCCTGCGCTACTTCAATAGTTCCAGCACCAAAATGCTGTTTAGCTTGTTTGATCTGTTTAACCAGCGCGCGCAGGCGGGACTGACGGTGGAACTGAACTGGTTTTATGATGAAGAAGATGATGTCTCTGAAGAGTTTGGTCAGGAGCTGGCGCTGGACTTCACCGATCTCCAGGTGAAGCTGCGGGCGGAAATGGCCTCATGA
- a CDS encoding GGDEF domain-containing protein, with translation MIDLNELFREESEVLHRSQDVAAQSSLSAEDYRNALLRLNRHYQRLMRETYRLISRSDRAERELNRVNEQLNQLAQELEYKATHDPLTAVWNRSAIIQRIMLTLAHGPAALIILDIDHFKKINDEFGHPMGDKVICELVSRVQAHCPAEANIGRIGGEEFTVLLPHFRLSDAVIVAGAIHASLNASPLAVLPGQLVTASLGVSYGKPGSDFETLYNNADAALYDAKNHGRNRVFFR, from the coding sequence ATGATCGATCTTAATGAGCTGTTCCGCGAGGAGAGCGAGGTGCTGCATCGCTCGCAGGATGTGGCCGCACAGTCCTCGCTCAGCGCTGAGGATTACCGCAACGCGTTGCTCAGGCTCAATCGCCACTATCAACGTCTGATGCGCGAAACCTATCGTCTGATTTCGCGCAGCGACCGCGCCGAGCGCGAACTGAACCGCGTCAATGAGCAGCTCAACCAACTGGCGCAGGAACTGGAATATAAGGCCACGCACGATCCGCTGACCGCCGTCTGGAACCGCAGCGCCATTATTCAACGTATTATGCTGACCCTGGCGCATGGTCCGGCGGCGCTGATCATTCTTGATATCGACCACTTCAAGAAAATCAACGATGAGTTTGGTCATCCGATGGGCGATAAAGTGATTTGCGAGCTGGTTTCACGCGTGCAGGCACATTGCCCGGCGGAAGCCAACATCGGGCGTATCGGCGGAGAAGAGTTCACCGTGCTGCTGCCCCATTTTCGGCTGTCAGACGCGGTGATTGTCGCCGGTGCCATTCACGCTTCGCTCAATGCCTCACCGCTGGCGGTGCTGCCGGGCCAGCTCGTGACCGCCAGCCTCGGCGTCAGCTATGGCAAACCCGGCTCTGACTTTGAAACGCTCTACAACAACGCTGACGCCGCCCTGTACGATGCGAAAAACCATGGCCGTAACCGGGTGTTTTTCCGTTAG
- the mrdA gene encoding penicillin-binding protein 2, whose translation MNFRNFEAEEKLFVRRAIVAFALVVICFTILGVNLYHLQVDENSYYATRSNENDIKMIPIAPTRGLIYDRNGIPLVRNVTWYDILLTPYKIDDMKATIAALTPIVDLTPEEIDTFWKNLKQNSRYKPVVLKEELTDEQVARFAVNQFRFTGVSIDTYQDRQYPYGADLAHVVGYVSKINDNDYKRLNEAGVGENYAADHNIGKQGIEGYYESILHGKTGYQEVEVDNHGRIVRVLKEVPPVAGKNIYLTLDLHLQQYVESQLVGQRAAVLIEDPHDGSVLAMVSSPSYDPNPFVKGISYQAYKTLLQDKNLPLINRVTQGLYPPASTVKPYMAMSALLTGVITPQTTFFGAPTWTLPGTDRKYRDWKKSGHGMLDVTRAIEESADTFFYQVAFMMGIDRIHHMLSQFGYGKPTGIDLNEEYAGLLPSREWKQKVHKKGWYQGDTVSVGIGQGYWIATPIQMVKALVALLNNGRVINPHLLGKVQLGTTQQPYEAKDPQPQIGDPKSPYWSLVRHAMFGMANAPNGTGYKYFHTAPYGIAAKSGTSQVFSLRQNQVYNAKMIPTRLRDHIFYTAFAPFNDPKVAVALILENGGNEGITAAPVMRNILDHIFLPPPAVPVETANIANAPAAR comes from the coding sequence ATGAATTTCCGTAATTTCGAAGCCGAAGAGAAACTGTTTGTCCGCCGCGCGATCGTGGCCTTTGCGTTGGTGGTGATCTGTTTCACTATCCTCGGTGTGAATCTCTACCATTTGCAGGTAGATGAGAACAGCTATTACGCGACGCGTTCCAACGAAAACGACATCAAAATGATCCCCATCGCGCCGACGCGTGGGTTGATCTACGATCGCAACGGCATTCCGCTGGTGCGTAATGTCACCTGGTACGACATCCTGCTGACCCCTTACAAAATCGATGATATGAAGGCGACCATTGCGGCGCTCACCCCGATTGTCGATTTAACGCCGGAAGAGATCGATACCTTCTGGAAAAACCTCAAGCAAAACAGCCGCTACAAACCGGTGGTGTTGAAAGAAGAACTGACTGACGAGCAGGTGGCACGTTTTGCGGTCAATCAATTCCGCTTCACGGGCGTGAGCATTGATACCTATCAGGATCGCCAATACCCCTATGGTGCTGACCTGGCGCATGTGGTCGGCTATGTGTCAAAGATCAACGATAACGACTACAAACGCCTGAACGAAGCGGGGGTCGGTGAGAACTATGCCGCTGACCACAACATCGGTAAGCAGGGCATTGAAGGCTATTACGAATCGATTCTGCACGGCAAAACGGGTTATCAGGAAGTGGAGGTCGATAACCACGGCCGCATCGTGCGCGTGCTGAAAGAAGTGCCGCCTGTGGCCGGGAAAAATATCTATCTGACGCTGGACCTGCATTTACAACAGTATGTCGAGAGCCAACTGGTGGGGCAGCGCGCCGCCGTGCTGATTGAAGATCCCCATGATGGCAGCGTACTGGCGATGGTCTCCAGCCCCAGCTATGACCCAAACCCGTTTGTGAAAGGGATCAGCTATCAGGCGTACAAAACCCTGTTGCAGGATAAGAATCTGCCGCTGATTAACCGTGTCACCCAGGGGCTTTATCCGCCAGCTTCGACGGTGAAACCCTATATGGCGATGTCAGCGTTGTTAACCGGTGTCATCACCCCGCAAACCACCTTCTTTGGCGCACCAACCTGGACGTTGCCGGGCACCGATCGTAAATACCGTGACTGGAAAAAAAGCGGTCACGGCATGCTGGATGTGACGCGCGCGATTGAGGAGTCAGCCGATACCTTCTTTTATCAGGTGGCGTTTATGATGGGCATTGATCGTATCCATCATATGCTTAGCCAGTTTGGCTATGGCAAACCGACCGGAATCGATCTTAACGAAGAGTACGCCGGACTGCTGCCGAGCCGTGAATGGAAGCAAAAAGTCCATAAAAAAGGATGGTATCAGGGCGATACGGTATCGGTAGGGATTGGGCAAGGCTACTGGATTGCGACGCCGATTCAGATGGTGAAAGCGCTGGTGGCGTTGCTGAATAATGGCCGGGTGATTAATCCGCATCTGTTGGGCAAAGTGCAGCTTGGCACCACTCAGCAGCCTTATGAAGCAAAAGATCCGCAGCCGCAAATTGGCGACCCGAAATCACCTTACTGGTCGCTGGTGCGTCATGCGATGTTTGGCATGGCGAATGCGCCGAACGGCACCGGTTACAAATATTTCCACACCGCGCCTTATGGCATTGCGGCAAAAAGCGGAACTTCTCAGGTATTTAGCCTACGGCAGAACCAGGTGTATAACGCGAAGATGATCCCGACGCGCCTGCGTGACCATATCTTCTACACTGCCTTCGCACCTTTTAACGATCCCAAAGTGGCCGTGGCGTTGATTTTGGAGAATGGGGGAAATGAAGGGATTACCGCTGCGCCGGTGATGCGTAACATCCTCGACCATATCTTCCTGCCACCGCCAGCCGTGCCGGTGGAGACCGCGAATATCGCTAACGCGCCAGCGGCCCGCTAA
- the deoD gene encoding purine-nucleoside phosphorylase, which translates to MATPHINAEMGDFADVVLMPGDPLRAKHIAETFLENAVEVNNVRGMLGYTGTYKGRKISVMGHGMGIPSCSIYAKELITEFGVKKIIRVGSCGAVRADVKLRDIVIGMGASTDSKVNRMRFKDHDFAAIADFDMVRNAVDAAKALGVDARVGNIFSADLFYTPDPQMFDVMEKYGILGVEMEAAGIYGVAAEFGAKALAICTVSDHIRTHEQTTAAERQTTFNDMIKIALESVLLGD; encoded by the coding sequence ATGGCAACGCCTCATATTAATGCAGAAATGGGTGATTTCGCGGACGTGGTATTGATGCCGGGCGATCCGCTGCGTGCGAAGCACATTGCAGAAACCTTCCTCGAAAATGCGGTTGAAGTGAACAATGTACGCGGCATGTTAGGCTACACCGGGACGTACAAAGGTCGCAAAATTTCGGTGATGGGCCACGGTATGGGCATCCCATCTTGCTCGATCTACGCCAAAGAATTGATCACCGAGTTTGGCGTGAAGAAGATTATCCGTGTGGGTTCCTGCGGCGCGGTGCGTGCTGACGTGAAACTGCGTGATATCGTGATTGGCATGGGTGCCAGTACCGATTCTAAAGTGAACCGTATGCGCTTCAAAGATCACGATTTCGCGGCAATTGCCGATTTCGATATGGTGCGTAATGCGGTTGATGCGGCTAAAGCGCTGGGCGTTGACGCGCGCGTGGGTAACATCTTCTCTGCTGACCTGTTCTACACGCCGGACCCGCAGATGTTCGACGTGATGGAAAAGTACGGCATCCTCGGTGTTGAGATGGAAGCGGCCGGTATTTACGGTGTGGCAGCGGAGTTTGGTGCGAAAGCGCTGGCGATCTGTACCGTATCGGACCATATCCGTACCCACGAGCAGACCACGGCGGCTGAACGTCAGACCACCTTCAACGATATGATTAAGATCGCGCTGGAGTCGGTGCTGCTGGGGGATTAA
- the deoB gene encoding phosphopentomutase codes for MKRAFIMVLDSFGIGSSKDAAKFGDEGSDTLGHIAEACFAGQANQGREGPLHLPNLTALGLGKAAELSTGRFPPGLDPRAEIIGAYAYASELSSGKDTPSGHWEIAGVPVLFDWGYFSDKENSFPQELLDKLVQRADLPGYLGNCHSSGTVILDQLGEEHMKTGKPIFYTSADSVFQIACHEETFGLERLYELCEIAREELTEGGYNIGRVIARPFVGDKAGHFQRTGNRHDLAVEPPSPTMLKKLVDEKGGEVISVGKIADIYAQQGITQKVKATGLDELFDATIAQMKKAPDQSIVFTNFVDFDSTWGHRRDIAGYAGGLELFDRRLPELMELVKEDDILILTADHGCDPSWHGTEHTREHIPVLIYGPKVTPGSLGYRDTFADIGQTIAHYFGLSSMDYGKSML; via the coding sequence ATGAAACGTGCTTTTATTATGGTGCTCGACTCCTTTGGGATCGGCTCCAGCAAAGACGCCGCTAAGTTCGGCGATGAAGGATCGGATACGCTCGGCCATATCGCCGAAGCGTGCTTTGCAGGCCAGGCTAATCAAGGCCGTGAAGGGCCGCTGCACTTGCCCAACCTCACCGCATTGGGTCTGGGTAAAGCGGCTGAACTCTCCACCGGGCGCTTCCCGCCAGGGTTAGATCCGCGTGCGGAAATTATCGGTGCTTACGCCTATGCCAGCGAACTCTCCTCCGGTAAAGATACGCCGTCAGGCCACTGGGAAATCGCCGGTGTGCCGGTGCTGTTCGACTGGGGCTACTTCAGCGATAAAGAGAACAGCTTCCCGCAGGAACTGCTGGATAAACTGGTACAACGCGCCGATCTGCCGGGTTACCTCGGCAACTGCCACTCGTCCGGGACGGTGATCCTCGATCAGCTCGGCGAGGAGCACATGAAAACCGGCAAGCCGATTTTCTACACCTCGGCGGACTCGGTGTTCCAGATTGCCTGTCACGAAGAGACCTTTGGATTAGAACGGCTGTACGAGCTGTGCGAAATCGCCCGTGAAGAACTGACCGAAGGCGGCTACAACATTGGCCGTGTGATTGCGCGTCCGTTTGTGGGCGACAAGGCGGGTCATTTCCAGCGTACCGGCAACCGTCACGATCTCGCGGTTGAACCGCCGTCACCGACCATGCTGAAAAAGCTGGTGGATGAGAAGGGCGGTGAAGTGATTTCCGTCGGCAAAATTGCGGATATCTATGCCCAGCAGGGCATCACGCAAAAAGTGAAAGCCACCGGTCTGGATGAATTGTTCGACGCCACGATCGCGCAAATGAAGAAAGCGCCGGATCAGTCGATTGTGTTCACCAACTTCGTCGATTTTGACTCAACATGGGGGCATCGTCGCGATATCGCCGGTTATGCTGGCGGTCTGGAACTGTTTGACCGTCGCCTGCCAGAGCTGATGGAACTGGTGAAAGAGGATGATATTCTGATCCTGACTGCCGACCACGGCTGTGACCCGAGCTGGCACGGTACCGAACACACGCGTGAACACATTCCGGTGCTGATCTACGGGCCGAAAGTGACACCCGGTTCCCTCGGCTATCGTGATACCTTTGCCGATATCGGCCAGACAATTGCGCACTATTTTGGCCTGTCCAGCATGGACTACGGCAAAAGCATGCTGTAA
- the deoA gene encoding thymidine phosphorylase, producing the protein MFLPQEIIRKKRDGRELSEAEIRFFINGVRDNSVSEGQIAALAMTIWFHDMSLAERVALTMAMRDSGTVLNWQALNLNGPIVDKHSTGGVGDVTSLMLGPMIAACGGYVPMISGRGLGHTGGTLDKLEAIPGFDIFPSDDRFREIIKENGVAIIGQTNSLAPADKRFYATRDITATVDSIPLITASILAKKLAEGLDALVMDVKVGSGAFMPTFEASENLAQAIVGVANGAGCKTTALLTDMNQVLASSAGNALEVREAVQFLTGEARNPRLLEVTLALCSEMLMSGKLAANDAEARQQLQRVLDNGQAAEVFGRMVAAQRGPTDFVQRMDHYLPAAMLSKAVYADQPGIVSAMDTRALGMAVVALGGGRQRASDTIDYSVGFSEMITLGAQADAQRPLAVIHATTEAQWQQAAAAVKAAITLSDSAPPETPVVYRRISE; encoded by the coding sequence TCGTGAATTGAGTGAAGCGGAGATCCGTTTCTTTATCAATGGCGTGCGTGATAACAGCGTATCTGAGGGACAAATCGCCGCGCTGGCGATGACCATCTGGTTCCACGATATGTCGCTGGCCGAACGCGTGGCGCTGACCATGGCGATGCGTGATTCCGGCACTGTGCTGAACTGGCAGGCGCTGAACCTCAACGGTCCGATTGTAGATAAACACTCGACCGGTGGCGTGGGCGATGTGACGTCGCTGATGCTTGGCCCAATGATTGCTGCCTGCGGAGGTTATGTGCCGATGATCTCCGGCCGTGGCTTGGGTCACACCGGCGGTACACTGGATAAGCTGGAAGCGATCCCTGGTTTTGACATCTTCCCGAGCGACGATCGCTTCCGTGAGATCATCAAAGAAAATGGCGTGGCGATCATCGGCCAGACCAACTCGCTGGCACCGGCTGACAAACGTTTTTACGCCACACGCGATATTACCGCCACGGTCGATTCGATCCCGCTGATCACGGCATCGATCCTGGCGAAAAAGCTGGCGGAAGGGCTGGATGCGCTGGTGATGGATGTCAAAGTGGGCAGCGGCGCCTTTATGCCGACCTTCGAGGCTTCCGAAAATCTGGCGCAGGCCATTGTGGGCGTAGCCAATGGTGCAGGCTGTAAAACCACGGCGCTCCTGACTGACATGAATCAGGTGCTGGCTTCCAGCGCGGGCAACGCACTGGAAGTGCGGGAAGCGGTGCAGTTCCTGACCGGAGAAGCGCGTAATCCACGCCTGCTGGAGGTGACGCTGGCGCTGTGCAGTGAAATGCTGATGTCTGGCAAGCTGGCGGCAAACGATGCCGAGGCCCGCCAGCAGCTGCAACGGGTGCTGGATAACGGCCAGGCGGCAGAGGTATTTGGCCGTATGGTGGCGGCACAACGTGGGCCGACAGACTTTGTCCAGCGTATGGATCACTACCTGCCCGCCGCGATGCTGAGCAAAGCGGTGTATGCCGACCAGCCAGGTATCGTCAGCGCAATGGATACCCGTGCGCTTGGAATGGCTGTGGTGGCACTGGGAGGCGGTCGTCAACGCGCCAGCGACACCATTGATTACAGCGTTGGCTTCAGCGAAATGATCACCCTCGGCGCGCAGGCCGATGCGCAGCGCCCGCTGGCGGTGATCCACGCCACAACCGAAGCGCAGTGGCAGCAGGCTGCCGCTGCGGTCAAAGCGGCCATCACCCTGAGCGACAGCGCACCGCCGGAAACGCCGGTGGTTTATCGTCGCATCAGCGAATAG